In the genome of Olsenella profusa DSM 13989, one region contains:
- a CDS encoding energy-coupling factor transporter transmembrane component T family protein yields the protein MDTAHLAFETTHASVAVAYFSGALLLAMFVMQPVYVALSLAGALAFALCALGVRGTLRKLRWQLPLLVLITLANPLFSASGSTALAQVGPLVVYRESLVYGACMGSVLIAVILWFEGASRVLTNDRLMGLMGRRLPVVALMVSMTAQLSARLVRRGTEARTVRRACSSSGADGRPSLQGALSLTTTLMGWAMEGSLERADAMRARAWQAAPHRTSYATERLGDRDALALLGVGALVGANVLLAAVACAQWHFYPTTPTLVVWWGYAPYAVLTLLPAALTLRERARWSHIERTGAGAPHASARAACTSAHRGACAASTAGEGGHGHAKA from the coding sequence ATGGACACCGCCCACCTTGCCTTCGAGACGACGCATGCGAGCGTTGCCGTCGCCTACTTCTCGGGCGCGCTGCTGCTTGCCATGTTCGTGATGCAGCCCGTCTACGTGGCCCTCTCGCTGGCAGGCGCCCTCGCGTTCGCGCTCTGTGCCCTGGGCGTGCGGGGGACGCTGCGCAAGCTGCGCTGGCAGCTTCCCCTGCTCGTGCTCATCACGCTTGCCAACCCGCTGTTCTCGGCGTCGGGCTCGACCGCGCTTGCGCAGGTGGGACCCCTTGTCGTCTACCGCGAGTCACTGGTCTATGGGGCCTGCATGGGATCCGTCCTGATCGCCGTGATCCTCTGGTTCGAGGGGGCATCACGCGTCCTGACGAACGACCGCCTGATGGGGCTCATGGGGCGGCGCCTGCCCGTGGTCGCGCTCATGGTCTCCATGACGGCGCAGCTGTCGGCACGGCTCGTCCGACGCGGCACCGAGGCGCGGACCGTGCGACGGGCCTGCAGCTCCTCTGGGGCCGATGGCCGCCCGTCGCTGCAGGGGGCCTTGAGCCTCACGACCACGCTCATGGGCTGGGCGATGGAGGGCTCCCTCGAACGTGCCGACGCCATGCGCGCCCGCGCATGGCAGGCGGCCCCCCACCGGACGAGCTATGCGACCGAGCGCCTCGGGGACCGCGATGCCCTGGCCCTCCTTGGGGTAGGCGCGCTCGTGGGGGCGAACGTCCTGCTCGCCGCCGTCGCCTGCGCGCAATGGCACTTCTATCCCACGACCCCCACGCTGGTCGTCTGGTGGGGCTATGCGCCCTATGCCGTGCTGACGCTGCTGCCCGCGGCCCTGACGCTGCGCGAGCGGGCGCGCTGGTCCCACATCGAGCGGACAGGCGCTGGGGCGCCTCATGCCAGCGCACGGGCGGCCTGCACGTCGGCCCACCGCGGCGCGTGCGCAGCGTCAACCGCAGGGGAGGGCGGCCATGGACATGCGAAGGCATGA
- a CDS encoding LytTR family DNA-binding domain-containing protein produces the protein MNVNVIEEPGRRELEVTVRIAPGDPRGQRIAERVRTTFGRLTGYPTPGSPERRVIALDTVTHIETTERRAWIHTSDHRRLESPLRLFELEELLQDSECVRVSRQELVNLDHVTALRPEPNGRLALVLDDRYVAIATRTYAADIKRRIGIAR, from the coding sequence ATGAACGTCAACGTCATCGAAGAGCCCGGACGCAGGGAGCTTGAGGTCACGGTCCGCATCGCCCCGGGAGACCCGCGTGGTCAGCGCATAGCCGAACGCGTGCGCACGACGTTCGGGCGTCTCACCGGCTACCCCACCCCCGGATCACCGGAACGGCGCGTCATCGCGCTGGACACCGTGACGCACATCGAGACCACCGAACGGAGGGCCTGGATCCATACGTCCGACCATCGGCGCCTCGAAAGTCCCCTCAGGCTCTTCGAGCTGGAGGAGCTGCTCCAGGACAGCGAGTGCGTGCGCGTGTCACGTCAGGAGCTGGTCAATCTCGACCACGTGACGGCGCTGCGCCCTGAGCCCAACGGCAGGCTGGCGCTCGTGCTGGACGACAGGTACGTGGCCATCGCAACACGCACCTATGCGGCGGACATCAAGCGCCGCATCGGCATCGCACGATAG
- a CDS encoding DUF4430 domain-containing protein, with amino-acid sequence MTAHGTTGDDERDEATRGSRVSRHLRILLVAFAVAVVAFCAWSMSEYTQGRDPLAWLTGSGALTTTNDTDPSGTFDLNGDASTAATTATLSHDDVVAALGALQFDGADVSVPPDQTTVVLTQDGIWVDQVELDDAPTMASLTARRAAALATWEATTGVEVPQVTWIAEDGAGAVRMAVSYGTDDAPTSGDLPFLLSRASSYALSGDAYASLGIGPDCPQSTEAVPTLPDASPVSVEPSVTSGGEVLTTTSTTGGSALSSSGTGSVPGSDTGGGSSSGSGATATPSQPRDPAPTDARITVTVTVDGSAAGRGSNSVAVTVPAGSTAYDALVATGVGVNARQTSYGVYVSSIGGLAEKEHGSGSGWTYAVNGIEPDRSAASYTLSEGDVIVWSYVNVTQ; translated from the coding sequence ATGACAGCTCACGGCACCACAGGGGATGACGAGCGGGACGAGGCCACACGCGGGTCTCGTGTCTCGAGGCACCTCCGCATCCTGCTCGTCGCATTTGCCGTAGCGGTCGTCGCGTTCTGCGCGTGGTCGATGTCCGAGTACACGCAGGGACGCGACCCCCTCGCCTGGCTCACGGGATCGGGCGCCCTCACCACGACGAACGACACCGACCCCAGCGGCACGTTCGACCTGAACGGCGACGCCAGCACAGCTGCCACCACAGCGACCCTCTCGCATGACGACGTGGTGGCCGCCCTCGGCGCGCTGCAGTTTGACGGTGCCGACGTATCCGTCCCTCCCGACCAGACCACCGTCGTCCTCACACAGGACGGCATCTGGGTCGATCAGGTCGAGCTCGACGATGCCCCCACGATGGCCTCGCTCACCGCCAGGCGCGCGGCAGCGCTTGCGACCTGGGAGGCGACGACGGGCGTGGAGGTGCCCCAGGTCACGTGGATTGCCGAGGATGGCGCGGGGGCGGTGCGTATGGCCGTGTCGTACGGCACGGATGACGCCCCCACCTCCGGTGACCTACCCTTCCTGCTCTCCCGGGCGTCCTCCTATGCCCTCTCGGGAGACGCCTATGCCAGCCTGGGCATCGGCCCCGACTGCCCACAGTCCACGGAGGCGGTTCCCACGCTGCCGGACGCCTCGCCGGTCTCGGTCGAGCCATCGGTCACGTCGGGCGGCGAGGTGCTGACCACCACGTCCACCACGGGAGGCAGCGCACTCTCCTCGTCCGGCACGGGTTCCGTGCCTGGCTCCGACACGGGTGGCGGCTCCTCCTCGGGCTCCGGTGCGACGGCCACCCCAAGCCAACCGAGGGATCCCGCACCGACGGATGCGAGGATCACCGTCACCGTCACCGTCGATGGCAGTGCAGCCGGCCGGGGATCGAACTCCGTCGCAGTCACCGTACCCGCAGGCTCGACGGCCTACGACGCGCTGGTGGCCACCGGGGTGGGCGTCAACGCACGCCAGACGAGCTACGGTGTCTACGTGTCGAGCATCGGTGGGCTTGCCGAAAAGGAGCACGGCAGCGGCAGCGGCTGGACCTACGCCGTCAATGGCATCGAGCCCGACCGTTCCGCAGCCTCCTACACCCTTTCCGAGGGGGACGTCATCGTGTGGTCCTACGTCAACGTCACCCAGTAG
- a CDS encoding outer membrane protein assembly factor BamB family protein: protein MGVRRVCAALLALVLALYLAPLPAMAEETTQDTTNEQGQAEGASAPSTRPTSGKTSDAAGGASTGDAAGGTGTGDAAGAASQTKDGDTKDDAVPPQDTAGQPSGQGSSEDGGTPAPTAPPKEEPPARAPDAEAATIDVSVRVVGPDAEGHDVDWLPATNVTVAATATGLDATEAAFKKGGLTYDAVRGTAYGAYLASITSPYTGQELGYDAASRKYWSLLVNTGSGLTSSGKGISSIDMSTVREIVWYYSTGTAAPAETPDTEPSSTQLPTYASDWPGFQQILGDQRAATPTDAATVAWDVDLSQYGSGGSWHRVSELLSVNGSIYAAVDDRVVRIDERTGTVDATRGTLDAPISYTSRPLYVKGMIVVALDDGRVEALDAATLKRRWVTPIMAKGYQSSCSLSLTSGSSPQIVVGISQGSGSAGMLFTVDPSTSSFASYRVLDQSQVSGWYWSGAASVGGCLVAADTAGRVSAYRASDGREVASYQLTSKVPGGSTVNADVVALDETDFLVATRDGRLHRLRLTDANGTIGIAEVSSVALGGTGKAAPVVVGGHAFVGGALDTTPDAPTALYVVNTSIMSLLQTITKADGLDLPVGFGGISAPPLVSTTSTGTFAYFTVNAATFDAATGAYASGGNLYAYRLGDTEAHLLYAPTTNANFCDSPVICDTQGSLYYLNDSSHVVKLVSQKNGAGGRGSTTDAGGSGRTATPTSVMADGSTGPRERPGSLANMLAGMSGIRMYGTAAIGWTLRPSARATARARSSRPLLFGTPSDVLTRVTTTRPTAMQPEGQGAAAEPSSTSVAHLPLWPVAGMGCGAALLVVLLVRDLMRTRKGGSHDSSRHHRG, encoded by the coding sequence GTGGGGGTGCGTCGTGTGTGTGCCGCCTTGCTTGCCCTGGTGTTGGCCCTGTACCTGGCGCCCCTGCCGGCCATGGCCGAGGAGACCACCCAGGACACGACGAACGAGCAGGGGCAGGCCGAGGGTGCGTCGGCCCCCAGCACACGTCCCACATCCGGCAAGACCAGTGATGCCGCAGGCGGAGCCAGCACGGGCGATGCCGCAGGCGGAACCGGCACGGGCGATGCCGCAGGAGCGGCATCGCAGACCAAGGACGGGGACACCAAAGACGACGCGGTGCCCCCGCAGGACACGGCCGGGCAGCCGTCAGGGCAGGGATCGTCAGAGGACGGCGGCACACCTGCTCCCACGGCACCACCGAAGGAGGAGCCCCCTGCTCGCGCCCCGGACGCAGAGGCCGCCACCATCGACGTCTCCGTGAGGGTCGTCGGGCCGGATGCCGAGGGGCATGACGTCGACTGGCTGCCCGCGACGAACGTGACGGTCGCCGCGACGGCGACCGGCCTCGATGCCACGGAGGCCGCGTTCAAGAAGGGCGGGCTTACCTACGATGCCGTGAGGGGCACGGCCTACGGCGCATACCTCGCCAGCATCACGAGTCCCTATACGGGACAGGAGCTGGGCTACGACGCAGCGAGCCGCAAGTACTGGTCGCTCCTGGTGAACACGGGCTCCGGCCTCACCTCCAGCGGCAAGGGCATCAGCTCGATCGACATGAGCACGGTCAGGGAGATCGTCTGGTACTACTCCACCGGCACGGCCGCGCCTGCCGAGACGCCCGACACCGAACCGAGCTCGACCCAACTGCCCACCTATGCGTCCGACTGGCCCGGCTTCCAGCAGATCCTGGGTGACCAGAGGGCCGCCACACCCACCGACGCGGCCACGGTGGCCTGGGACGTCGACCTCTCGCAGTACGGGAGCGGCGGCTCATGGCACAGGGTCAGCGAGCTCCTCTCCGTGAACGGCTCCATATACGCGGCCGTGGACGACAGGGTCGTTCGCATCGACGAGAGGACCGGCACGGTCGATGCCACCAGGGGCACGCTCGATGCGCCCATCAGCTACACGAGCAGGCCGCTGTATGTGAAAGGCATGATCGTCGTGGCGCTCGATGACGGCAGGGTCGAAGCGCTCGACGCCGCAACGCTCAAGAGGCGCTGGGTCACGCCGATCATGGCCAAGGGGTATCAGTCGTCCTGCTCGCTCTCGCTCACGTCGGGGAGCAGCCCACAGATCGTCGTCGGCATCTCCCAGGGATCGGGCTCCGCGGGCATGCTGTTCACCGTCGACCCCTCCACGAGCTCCTTTGCCAGCTATCGAGTCCTCGACCAGAGCCAGGTCTCCGGCTGGTACTGGAGCGGCGCGGCATCGGTCGGCGGCTGCCTGGTGGCGGCGGACACGGCAGGTAGGGTGAGCGCCTACCGCGCGAGCGATGGCAGGGAGGTCGCCAGCTACCAGCTCACGTCGAAGGTGCCGGGCGGGTCGACGGTCAATGCGGACGTCGTCGCGCTCGACGAGACGGACTTCCTCGTGGCGACGAGGGATGGCCGCCTCCACCGGCTGCGCCTCACGGACGCGAACGGGACCATCGGCATTGCCGAGGTCTCCTCCGTGGCGCTGGGCGGCACGGGCAAGGCCGCACCCGTGGTGGTGGGCGGTCATGCCTTCGTCGGGGGCGCACTGGACACGACGCCCGATGCGCCGACGGCACTCTATGTGGTGAACACTTCAATCATGTCGCTGCTGCAGACGATCACGAAGGCGGATGGCCTCGACCTGCCAGTGGGCTTTGGCGGCATCTCCGCACCGCCGCTCGTGTCGACCACATCCACGGGCACGTTCGCGTACTTCACGGTCAACGCGGCCACCTTTGATGCCGCCACGGGAGCGTACGCGTCGGGTGGCAACCTCTATGCCTACCGGCTGGGCGACACCGAGGCGCACCTGCTGTACGCGCCGACGACCAACGCGAACTTCTGCGACTCTCCCGTCATCTGCGATACCCAGGGAAGCCTCTACTATCTCAATGACTCCAGTCACGTGGTGAAGCTCGTGTCTCAGAAAAACGGCGCGGGCGGCAGGGGGAGCACGACCGACGCGGGCGGCTCGGGGCGCACCGCCACGCCAACCTCCGTGATGGCAGACGGCTCCACGGGCCCCAGGGAGAGACCCGGCTCCTTGGCCAACATGCTTGCCGGCATGAGCGGGATCCGCATGTATGGCACCGCGGCCATCGGGTGGACGCTCCGTCCCTCCGCCAGAGCCACGGCAAGGGCCCGATCGTCCCGGCCCCTCCTCTTTGGCACGCCATCGGACGTGCTGACGCGCGTCACGACGACACGTCCCACGGCCATGCAGCCCGAGGGCCAGGGCGCCGCTGCGGAGCCATCGTCGACATCCGTCGCCCACCTGCCCCTGTGGCCCGTCGCGGGCATGGGGTGCGGCGCGGCACTGCTTGTGGTACTACTCGTACGAGACCTCATGCGCACGAGGAAGGGGGGCAGCCATGACAGCTCACGGCACCACAGGGGATGA
- a CDS encoding Gfo/Idh/MocA family protein — translation MARLGVLGAGNIAHRFARSLAHVEGAELVAASRRSRAGARQFLDEVPAASGARAYGSHAELLEDGEVDAIYLALPHEFHRERATRAIEAGKAVLCEKPAMLTAADMARVADLARERGVLFIEAMKPRFVPLYPLIVQALPSLGAIRLVEASLCNDMLSSVMEAGTYHMTPGPGAGVLLDCGTYCAAWIEDLCPGVPRLTSVDGRQVRDVDVHVDACMDYGGIKVRLECAFDRAKPRVLRVVGTEGSLLVEELHRPQHAVLRLEGEPPRSLGGPYAIDDLYDEIAHFVGLAEMGTLESPVMPARDSVHAALILDVVRAGLASR, via the coding sequence ATGGCTCGCCTTGGGGTGCTGGGCGCGGGGAACATCGCGCATCGCTTCGCACGAAGCCTTGCACATGTCGAGGGCGCCGAGCTCGTGGCCGCGAGCAGGCGCTCGCGCGCGGGTGCCCGTCAGTTTCTGGACGAGGTGCCCGCCGCGTCGGGCGCGCGGGCCTACGGAAGCCATGCCGAGCTGCTTGAGGACGGTGAGGTGGACGCCATCTACCTCGCCCTGCCGCATGAGTTCCACCGCGAGCGGGCGACGCGGGCCATCGAGGCGGGCAAGGCGGTGCTCTGCGAGAAGCCCGCCATGCTGACGGCGGCGGACATGGCCCGGGTGGCAGACCTCGCGCGGGAGCGCGGCGTCCTCTTCATAGAGGCGATGAAGCCGCGCTTCGTGCCGCTCTACCCCCTCATCGTCCAGGCGCTGCCGAGCTTGGGAGCGATCCGCCTCGTCGAGGCCTCGCTCTGCAACGACATGCTGTCCTCCGTCATGGAGGCGGGCACGTATCACATGACGCCCGGTCCCGGGGCGGGGGTGCTGCTCGACTGCGGTACCTACTGTGCCGCCTGGATCGAGGACCTGTGCCCTGGTGTGCCACGTCTGACGTCAGTCGACGGCAGGCAGGTGCGTGACGTCGACGTCCATGTGGATGCGTGCATGGACTACGGAGGCATCAAGGTGCGTCTGGAATGCGCCTTCGATCGGGCCAAGCCTCGCGTGTTGCGGGTGGTCGGCACCGAGGGGAGCCTGCTGGTGGAGGAGCTCCATCGGCCCCAGCATGCCGTCCTGCGGCTGGAGGGCGAGCCCCCGCGGTCCCTTGGTGGACCCTATGCGATCGATGACCTCTATGACGAGATCGCCCATTTTGTGGGACTGGCAGAGATGGGCACCCTCGAGTCCCCCGTCATGCCCGCTAGGGACTCCGTTCACGCCGCCCTCATACTGGACGTGGTGCGCGCGGGCCTTGCGTCCCGTTGA
- a CDS encoding ABC transporter ATP-binding protein, whose protein sequence is MDMRRHEPPDRETALEFGHVSFSYPPPDADGADGRADGPHVLDDALLSVPQGAFCLLVGATGSGKTTLLRLAKPEIAPVGTIAGRVRVFGHETAALAGDPLLSAASVGYVFQSPDNQIVCDTVWHEMAFGLEGLGVAQDEMRRRIAETGYFLGIDHWFRRMTDELSGGQRQVVALAATLVMRPRLLLLDEPTSMLDPVAAKNFLGLLFRVNRELGVTVVVATHAPEVMADYATMALALGEGGRAGTVAPCELDALRTARSLPREPPRDDSGNQPVAVRLSDVWFRYARGEGWVCRGCSLAVGAHEVRALVGANGSGKSTLLSLVAQMARPQRGNVRVGHELAMSQALLPQGPKALLARETVAGELLEWSGSAGYDGAAAQGLLSELLGAPADALWQRHPYDLSTGQQQLVALAKLLITHPRLLLLDEPTTGLDHVARAAVARAVAAARDAGATVIIATHDLAFCRAVADSVSLLFDGDIATTEPIGTFFENSWIWHG, encoded by the coding sequence ATGGACATGCGAAGGCATGAGCCGCCCGATCGCGAGACGGCGCTCGAGTTTGGGCATGTCAGCTTCTCCTATCCCCCACCGGACGCGGACGGTGCGGACGGGCGGGCGGACGGCCCCCACGTCCTAGACGACGCGTTACTCTCCGTTCCCCAAGGTGCGTTCTGCCTGCTGGTGGGGGCAACGGGCAGCGGTAAGACGACGCTTCTGCGCCTCGCCAAGCCCGAGATCGCGCCGGTTGGCACGATCGCCGGACGGGTCCGTGTCTTTGGCCACGAGACCGCTGCGCTCGCAGGGGACCCCCTGCTCTCAGCCGCGAGCGTGGGGTACGTCTTTCAGAGTCCCGACAACCAGATCGTCTGTGACACCGTCTGGCACGAGATGGCCTTTGGGTTGGAGGGGTTGGGGGTCGCCCAGGACGAGATGCGTCGTCGCATCGCCGAGACGGGCTACTTCCTGGGCATCGACCACTGGTTCCGCCGCATGACGGATGAGCTCTCCGGCGGGCAGCGACAGGTGGTGGCCCTTGCCGCGACGCTGGTAATGCGACCGCGGCTCCTGCTGTTGGACGAACCGACCTCGATGCTCGACCCCGTGGCGGCCAAGAACTTCCTGGGACTGCTCTTTCGCGTGAACCGCGAGCTGGGCGTCACCGTGGTCGTGGCGACCCATGCGCCAGAGGTCATGGCCGACTATGCGACGATGGCGCTCGCCCTGGGCGAGGGTGGGCGGGCGGGAACGGTCGCGCCGTGCGAGCTGGACGCGTTGCGTACGGCCCGCTCCCTGCCACGGGAGCCACCGCGGGACGACAGCGGAAACCAGCCTGTGGCCGTGCGCCTCTCCGACGTGTGGTTTCGCTATGCGCGCGGCGAGGGGTGGGTCTGCCGGGGCTGCAGCCTTGCCGTTGGCGCCCACGAGGTGCGTGCCCTTGTGGGCGCCAACGGCTCGGGCAAGTCCACGCTCCTGTCGCTCGTGGCCCAGATGGCCCGGCCCCAGCGAGGGAACGTGCGTGTGGGGCACGAGCTGGCCATGAGCCAGGCGCTGCTCCCGCAGGGTCCCAAGGCGCTGCTTGCGCGCGAGACGGTAGCAGGGGAGCTCCTGGAGTGGTCGGGGTCGGCAGGCTATGACGGCGCGGCGGCTCAAGGGCTGCTGTCGGAGCTGCTGGGAGCGCCCGCGGACGCGCTCTGGCAGCGCCACCCCTACGATCTCTCGACCGGCCAGCAGCAGCTCGTGGCCCTCGCGAAGCTCCTGATCACCCACCCGCGCCTGCTGCTGCTCGACGAGCCCACCACGGGGCTCGACCACGTCGCCCGCGCTGCGGTCGCCCGCGCCGTGGCGGCCGCGCGCGACGCGGGCGCGACCGTCATCATCGCCACGCACGACCTGGCGTTCTGCCGCGCGGTCGCGGACTCGGTGTCCCTGCTCTTCGACGGTGACATCGCCACGACCGAGCCGATCGGGACGTTCTTCGAGAACAGCTGGATCTGGCATGGGTAG
- a CDS encoding flavin reductase family protein, with protein sequence MSRVRMSHIPKEEVAMKRSLKPSPFLAPMPVLMIATYGPDGTVDVMNMAWGGICGTDKVALNITETHRTVANIKERRAFTIAVADVAHVQEADFFGIATGNRMADKFERSGLTAARSEHVDAPVIEEFPLTLECEVLEAGESVSGYRVVGRIVNVLADETVLSADGAPDITKVNPLIFDQFHNDYYALGERVAGAWAAGKGLMG encoded by the coding sequence ATGTCTCGCGTACGCATGTCCCACATCCCCAAGGAGGAGGTCGCCATGAAGAGGTCCCTCAAGCCCAGCCCGTTCCTCGCCCCCATGCCCGTGCTGATGATCGCCACCTACGGCCCCGACGGCACGGTGGACGTCATGAACATGGCCTGGGGCGGCATCTGCGGCACCGACAAGGTGGCGCTCAACATCACCGAGACGCACAGGACCGTCGCCAACATCAAGGAGCGCCGGGCCTTCACCATCGCCGTCGCGGACGTCGCGCACGTCCAGGAGGCCGACTTCTTCGGCATCGCGACGGGCAACAGGATGGCGGACAAGTTCGAGCGCTCCGGGCTGACGGCCGCGAGGAGCGAGCACGTGGACGCCCCCGTCATCGAGGAGTTCCCCCTCACGCTGGAGTGCGAGGTGCTCGAGGCCGGCGAGTCCGTAAGCGGCTACCGCGTGGTGGGCAGGATCGTCAACGTGCTGGCGGACGAGACGGTGCTCTCCGCGGACGGCGCGCCCGACATCACCAAGGTCAACCCCCTCATCTTCGACCAGTTCCACAACGACTACTACGCCCTCGGGGAGCGTGTCGCGGGGGCGTGGGCCGCCGGCAAGGGGCTCATGGGGTAG